A window of Streptomyces sp. NBC_00878 genomic DNA:
CACTCCCTCGACCTCCTGGGGCGGGCCATGGCAGAGAAGAACACGACGGGAACGTCCTCGACCGAGTCCCAGTCCGAGTCCACGTCTGCGTCCGCGCACGCACCCGCTCCTGCACCCGAACCGGAGCGTCTCAGTGCCGTCGAAGCCGACGCCCACTCCGGTGCCGACGTCCTGGTCGCGGGCGCGAGCGGCTTCATCGGGGGACACCTGACCCGTCGGCTGGCCGAGCGCGGCCACCGGGTGCGGGTACTGGTCCGCCAGGGCAGCGACTGTTCCGCCTTCGAGGGCGTCGACGTCGAGATCGCGACCGGCGACCTCGACGACCCGCGGAGCCTCCGTCGTGCCACCACCGGTGTGCGCCACGTCTACAACTGCACGGGCATGTCGGCCGACTGGGGCCCCTGGGAGGACTTCAGACGGATCAACGTCGACGGCAGCCGCAACCTGGTCGAGGCCGCGCACCACGCGGGCACGGTCGAGCGCTTCCTCCACGTCAGCACCACCGACGTCTACGGCTACCCGGTCACGCCGTGCGACGAGAGCGCGGACCTCAACGACATCGGACTGCCGTACAACCGCAGCAAGGCGCTCGGCGAACGCGCCGTGCGGGAGACGGCCGAGCGGGCCGGCCTGCCGCTCACCGTCGTGCGGCCGGTGTCGGTCTACGGCCCGCGCAGCAAGGACTTCGTCATCGAGATCGCGACCCTCCTGCTGAGCAAGCAGATGGTCTACATCCGCAGGGGCGAGGTACCCGCCGGGCTCATCTACGTGGGCAATCTGGTGGACGGGATGATCGCCGCCTGCACGTCCGAAGCCGCGGTGGGCAAGGTGTACAACCTGCGCGACCAGGACCTGACGACCTGGCGGGAGTACATCGAGGCGCTGGCCCGCGGGCTCGGCGTCAAGTCGCCCGGGTTCAGTCTGCCGACACCGGTGGCACGCGGGGTGGCCACGGTCTCGGAGAAGCTCTACGGCGCGCTGGGAATCAAGGCCCGTCCGGTACTCACCCGGCACGCCGTCCACCTCTTCGACCGCGACCAGTCCTACGCCGTCGACCGTGCCCGCGACGACTTCGCCTTCAAGAGCGAGGTGGGCTTCGAGGAGGGCATCGAACTCACCCTGGCCTGGCTGGACTCACCGGAGGGCCGCAAGCACGTCACCCGCTGACCAGCCAGAGCCAGAGCCAGAGCCGGAGCCGGCGACCGGCGACCGGCAGACAGGCGCACGTCAGCCGCGACCAGCCAGTGCCGGCGACCGGCAGACAGGACGGAGAGGACCCACGTGCACACCACTGAGCGGCCGCCAGGCAATCCGCCGGCTTCGCCGGCTGCGCGGCCACCGACCGGCGGCTGGTTCCCCGGCGTCGAGTCGGGGACCGCAGCCGGGACGGGCACCGAAGCCCGGACGGACACCGCGCCGCTGCGGTTGATCTGTTTCCCGTACGCAGGTGGCACGCCGTCCGTCTACCGCGGCTGGGCCCAGCACCTCGGCGACCGCGTACAGGTCGTGCCCGTGCTCCTGCCCGGGCGGGGGCTCCGCCTGCGGGAGACGCCGTACACCGCGATGGTCCCGTTGGCCTCGGACATCGCGGACGCGCTCGACGCGTGCGAACTCGCCCACGACTACGCCCTGTTCGGCCACAGCATGGGCGCCCTGCTCGCCTACGAGGTCGCCTGCGAGCTGCGCGACCGCGGCCGGCCCGAACCCGTGCACCTGTTCGTGTCGGGGAGCAAGGCCCCCCATCTGTACGGCGACCGCGACGACCACACGCTCTCTGACGCGGAGTTGCGGCAGCTGGTCCGCGGCCTCGGCGGCCTGGGCGCCGACGACACCATCGGCAGCTCCTACCTGGAGCGGCGGCTGCCGGTGCTCCGCGCCGACCTCACCGCCTGCGAGACCTACCGCTGGACTCCGCGGCACCCGCTGGCCTGCCCGATGACCGCGTTCTCCGCCACCCGTGACCCGATCGCGCCCGCACCCGAAATGGAGGCGTGGCGCGCGTACACGAGCGGTTCCCTCCTGCGACGGCACCTGGAGGGCGACCACTTCTTCCTCAACGGCCCCGCGCGGCTGACACTCCTGCGCGAGATCCGCGGCGAACTCGCCCGACTCACCGACGAGTCGGGCGCACCCGGCCCGGACATGCCAGACCGACTCCCCACTCCGAAGAGGGAACCCTCATGGATCTACTGAGCCTGGCCAGGACCGTCAAGGACCGGGTGGAGGAACCGATCACCGACGTGCTGGCCGCGGCCAGGATCGTCACGGATCCGCGGACCCCGCTCCTACTGGCGCTCTCCACCCTGGTCGTCACCCCGCTGTACCGGGCGTCGTTCCTGGCCTCCGCCGCAGGGTCCGGCGTGCTGCAATGCCTGGCCGTGCGCCCGTGCGACCTGGACAGCCTGGCCGAGTATCTGGAGGTCCCCGACGACCGCCGGCGACTGCGCGCCTGGCTCGACATCGGCGTCCGCCTCGGCGAGTTCGACATGCGCGAGGGGTGCTACCGGCTCAAGAGCACCCCGGCCAAGCTCCTGGCCCAGGTCGGGAACGACGCCGTCGCCGCCACCCTGGAAGAGATCATGCGCTTCCACGTACCCGTGCTGCTCGACGCACCCCGGATGCTCAAGACCGGCCGCGGCTTCTCCCTCGACGACCAGGACGGACCGGTCATCGCCCGCTCCTCCCTGGCCCTCCAGGGGTTTGTCCAGGAGGCCATCGGCAAGACCCTGGAGCGCGACAGGCCGGTCCGGCTGCTGGAGATCGGCTGCGGCACGGGCACCTACGTCCGCCACGCCGCGGAACTCAACCCCCGCCTGACCGCCCTCGCGGTCGACCTGCAGAAGGACGTCGCGGTCCAGGCCGCCGACAACATGGCCCGATGGGGGCTCACCGACCGGGTCGAGACCCGCCAGGGAGATCTGCGGGAGCTCGAACTCCAGCCCCAGTTCGACCTCGTCACCCTCCACAACAACATCTACTACTTCCCTCAGAGCGAGCGGGTCGAGGTACTGGAGCGCGCTCGGTCGTTCCTCGCGCCCGGCGGCCGACTGCTGCTCACCTCGTCCTGCCAGGGCGGCGGCAACCTCAGCCTCGACGTGCTCAACCTCTGGTTCGAGTACGCCGACTTCGGCGGCCCGCTGCCCCAGGAGGACGAGCTGACCGCCCAGCTGGAGAAGGCGGGATTCGCCGACGTCCGGGCCACGCAGATCATCCCCACTCAGCCGTTCCGCGCGTTCGTGGGCACCAACGCTCCCGCCGCGACTGCCTGACCAGGCCAGGAGACCTCATCATGAACACCCGAACGGCAAGCAACCCGGCCTCCGCTCCCGCCACGACGCTGTCGGACGCCCCGCACTCCGAACTGGTGGCCGTCCTCGGCCGCACCGAAGGCGCCGGTGTCGGTGTCGGTGTCGGTGTCGAGACCCTGGGCGGCAAGGCCGCCCGGCTCGGCGAGATGATCGAGGCCGGGTTTCCGGTCCCGCCCGCGTTCTGTCTCACCACCGGACTGTTCGACCTCTTCCTGCGCGAGACCGGCCTCGCGGCGGAGATCCGCGCCGCCGAGGCCCGCGCCGCGGACAGCCGGACGGTCCGAGAGCTGATCGTGGCCAAGGACATCCCCGAGCCCATCGCCCGGACGATCCTCGCCGCCTACGAGGACCTCGGCCGCCCCAGGGTCGCGGTCCGCTCGTCCGCCTGCCGGGAGGACTCCGCCGCGCAGTCCTTCGCCGGCCAGCACGACACGGTCCTGGACGTGTCGGGCGACCAGACGCTGCTCGACGCGGTGAAGGTCTGCTGGGCCTCGCTGTGGTCCGACCGCGCGGCCGCCTATCGCGAGGGCACCGGCCCCGCGGGCTCCATCGCCGTGGTCGTGCAGGAGATGGTCGACGCCGACGTCAGCGGCGTCCTGTTCACCGTCGACCCGATCAGCGCACGGCCCAACCGGCTTGTCGTGGAGGCCTGTTGCGGCCTCGGTGAGGGCCTGGTCTCCGGACGGGTATCCAGCGACTTCTTCGTCGTGGACGACCGCACCCTGGAGGTCGTCGACGAGCGCGTCCGCTACAAGGTGACCAAGTGCGCGCCGCTCACACCCGGCCGGATCGGCATGACCAAGGTCGACGCCGCCGACCGCAACGCGCCCTGCCTGACCCGCGAACAACTGGACACACTCGCCCGGCTCGCCATCGAAGTCCGGTCCCACTACGGCACCGAGCAGGACATCGAGTGGGCGATGCGCGACGGCACGCTGTACCTCCTGCAGACCAGGCCCATCACCACCCACCCCCAGAGCAAGACCGTGGACGCGGAGCGCAGCCCCTACCTCGTACCGCAGCCCGACACCGTCCAACGGGGCACACTGTGGTCCCGGATGGACATCGGCGAGATCTTCGTCGGCCTGATGTCACCGCTCGGCCTGAGCTTCGCCCAGTACTACCAGCACCACGTGCACGACGACTGCTCCGCCGCGCTCGGCGTCCGTGACACCGGCGAAGTCGCTCTGCAGATGGGCCACTTCCAGGGCCACGTCTATCTGAACATCTCCTACACGGCGTACCTGCTCGGCCAGGCCGTACCCACCCGCGACCAGCGCCACTTCACCAGCCGCTTCGTCAGCGAAGAGGTCGACCTCGCCGCGTACGCGAATCCCTTCGGCACCTTCCCCGGGGGCATGGAGGACCTGCTCTCGACGGTCCACTGGGTGCAGGCCACGGCGACCGAGATGCTCAGCATGACTCACCGGGCCGAGGACATGGTCGCCTCACGGCTCTACGAGTTCGACCGCGCCAGGCAGTTGGATCTGACGCGGATGAGCCGCCGCGAACTCGACGCCGAACTCGCCCGGTACCTGGCCTTCTTCCACGACGCGCACGTGGGCTACATGCCCTACTACATCAACGCCTTCGGGTTCTACGGCGTACTGACGGCGCTGTGCGCCGGCTGGCTCGGCGCCGACGGCGTCAACTTGCAGAACCGCATGAAGACCGACATGTCCAGTCTGCGGACCGTGGCGTCGGCCCAGGAGATCTGGGGAGTGGCCCAGGCCGCCAAGGCCAGGCCGCGCGTCATGCGGATCATCAATGAGACGCCGCTCGAAGAGGTCGAGGTCCGGCTGCGCGAGGACGCCGAGGGACGCGCCTTCTGGAACGCGCAGATGGAGCCGTTCCTGCGAGCCAACGGCACGCGTGGCCGCCAGGAGATGGAACTCACCCACCCGCGCTGGATCGACGACCCCTCGTACATCTTCCAGATGATCCGCCGCTACTCCGCCGACGGCTTCTCCATCGACGACATCATGGGGCGCAGCCGCGCGCACGAAGAGGGCGACGTCCGGGCGGTCCTGGAGAAGCTGCCGCTGCCCAAGCGGAAGACCATCGAGACGGTCATCTCGATGTACGCCCTGTGCAGCGAACTGCGCGAGACCACGCGCATGTCGATGATCACGTCGATCTGGCTGGTCAGGAACGTCGTGTACGAGGTCGGCCGCCGACTCGTCGAAGAGGGCGTCCTGCACTCCCTGGACGAGGTCGCCCACCTCGACTTCGAGGATGTACGGACCTATCTGCGCGGGTCGGACACAGCGCGCGAGGTGTTCTCCCGCGCCAAGCTGGACGAGCGGCGGCGCATGCACGAGTACCACAACCGGCTGCCCGAACCGCCCCTCACGTTCATCGGTGAGCACGACATCACCCAGGCGGTGCGGCCGGTCGCCGACGGGGAGCGGCTGGAGGGCCTGGGCTCCAGCCCCGGGCGGATCGTGGGCCGCGCGCGCATCGTGGAGGACCTGGTGTGGCAGGCCGACGAGTTCCAGCCCGGCGAGATCCTGGTCACCCGCTATACCGACGCCTCCTGGACACCGCTGTTCGCCATCGCCGGCGGTGTGGTCACCGACATCGGGTCGATGCTCTCGCACAGCTCGATCGTGGCGCGGGAGTTCAACGTGCCCTCGGTGGTCAACACCAAGCACGCCACGCAGCGCATCAACACGGGCGACATGATCATGGTCGACGGCGACACCGGCATCGTCGAAGTCGTCGAGGGCTGAGCCGTGCCGAGATCCGACAGCAGGCCGCGCCGCGTTTCCCATGGCGCGGGTCACCAGAGGAAGGCAACGAGATGATCCCCAACCAGTGGTATCCGATTCTGCAGACCAGCGACATCGAGCGCGACAAACCCACCGGCGTACGCCGCATGGGCGAGGAGCTCGTCCTGTGGCGCGACCTCAGTGGCGATCTCGTGTGCCAGACCGCGCGCTGCCCGCACAAGGGAGCCAACATCGCCGACGGCCGCCTCAAGGGCAACACCGTCGAATGCCCTTACCACGGCTTCCGGTTCGACTCCGAGGGCGCGTGCAAGGTGGTGCCGGCCCTCGGCGCGGAGGCCCGCATCCCCCTCTCGCTCAAGCTGAAGACGTACCCGGTGCGTGAGGAACACGGCCTGGTCTGGCTGTGGTGGGGGGACCAGCGGGAGAACCTCCCGGCGATCGAGCTCCCGACCGAACTCGTGAGCAACCCGAGGCCCTACGAGACGATCTCCTGGAGCCGGCCCGTCCACTACACGCGTTACATCGAGAGCCTTCTCGAGTTCTACCACGTGACCTTCGTGCACCGGGATCACTGGACGAACAACATCGACTACACTTTCATGTACGGCACCGCGCGCAATCTCTGGACGGACGGGCGCGAGCGCTACATCGCGGCCAACAAGATCGTCAACCACGAGGTCGAGGTCGAGGGGACCACCATCCGCTCCACCTTCGACCAGTGCGAGGAAGCCAACCCGGCCAACAGCTCCCACTTCAACCTCATCTACCAGGCTCCGGGACTGACGCACGTCAAGACCGGCCTGCTGGAGATCACCACCTGGCTCACCCCCATCGACGACGAGAACACCCTCGCCATCATGCGCCTGTACGAGTACCCGCAGCTCAAGATGATGGTGCCCGTCAAGCAGCTCCGGCCCTGGGTACTGAGGGCGTCACTCCTCATGGAGAAGCTCGTCCAGGACCCCCAGGACGTGAGCATCATGCTCCGCCAGGAGCCCAAGGTCAGCGAACGAGGCGTGAACAAGTTCATCGCCGTGGACGAGATGAACGCCAAGTTCCTGCAGATGCGGGACCGGCTCAAGGCGGAAGCGGCGGCAGCGGCGGACGCGGTGGAGACGGACGGCGACCTCCCCGTGGCCGAGCCGGTCGACGCCCCGGTCATGGCCAACGGGGACGCTTCGGGCGGGGCGAACGGAGCCCGCCGCAAGCGCGGCGAGACGTCGAGCCGGACGGGCAAGCTGGCGAAAGCCCGTTCCTGACCGTCCGCAACCTGACCACGAAAAGTCGGAAGGCGAGTGTGAGAGATGTACGGCGGGTACGACGCGTCGACCGGTCCGAAGGCGGTGGTGACGGCATGCAACGCGCTTGCCGTCGCGGCGGCCGCATGGTTCCTCTTCGGCGGCACGGACACGGTGGCGGACTGGTTCGGGACCGATGCGGACCACGCCGAGGTGCTCCGCCGGGGGCTTCTGATCGCTCTCTCGGCGATCTACCTCCTGCGGTTCGTCGCCACGACCTTCGTCATGCTGCGGCGCAGCATGGAGTGGTCGGAGGCAGTGACCGTGGGCGTCTGGGTCGTCATCATCCACGGAACGATGGCGTACCTGGGCGGGACCAACACCGCTTCCGTTGGAGTCCTGACC
This region includes:
- a CDS encoding PEP/pyruvate-binding domain-containing protein, which encodes MNTRTASNPASAPATTLSDAPHSELVAVLGRTEGAGVGVGVGVETLGGKAARLGEMIEAGFPVPPAFCLTTGLFDLFLRETGLAAEIRAAEARAADSRTVRELIVAKDIPEPIARTILAAYEDLGRPRVAVRSSACREDSAAQSFAGQHDTVLDVSGDQTLLDAVKVCWASLWSDRAAAYREGTGPAGSIAVVVQEMVDADVSGVLFTVDPISARPNRLVVEACCGLGEGLVSGRVSSDFFVVDDRTLEVVDERVRYKVTKCAPLTPGRIGMTKVDAADRNAPCLTREQLDTLARLAIEVRSHYGTEQDIEWAMRDGTLYLLQTRPITTHPQSKTVDAERSPYLVPQPDTVQRGTLWSRMDIGEIFVGLMSPLGLSFAQYYQHHVHDDCSAALGVRDTGEVALQMGHFQGHVYLNISYTAYLLGQAVPTRDQRHFTSRFVSEEVDLAAYANPFGTFPGGMEDLLSTVHWVQATATEMLSMTHRAEDMVASRLYEFDRARQLDLTRMSRRELDAELARYLAFFHDAHVGYMPYYINAFGFYGVLTALCAGWLGADGVNLQNRMKTDMSSLRTVASAQEIWGVAQAAKARPRVMRIINETPLEEVEVRLREDAEGRAFWNAQMEPFLRANGTRGRQEMELTHPRWIDDPSYIFQMIRRYSADGFSIDDIMGRSRAHEEGDVRAVLEKLPLPKRKTIETVISMYALCSELRETTRMSMITSIWLVRNVVYEVGRRLVEEGVLHSLDEVAHLDFEDVRTYLRGSDTAREVFSRAKLDERRRMHEYHNRLPEPPLTFIGEHDITQAVRPVADGERLEGLGSSPGRIVGRARIVEDLVWQADEFQPGEILVTRYTDASWTPLFAIAGGVVTDIGSMLSHSSIVAREFNVPSVVNTKHATQRINTGDMIMVDGDTGIVEVVEG
- a CDS encoding cyclopropane-fatty-acyl-phospholipid synthase family protein; translated protein: MDLLSLARTVKDRVEEPITDVLAAARIVTDPRTPLLLALSTLVVTPLYRASFLASAAGSGVLQCLAVRPCDLDSLAEYLEVPDDRRRLRAWLDIGVRLGEFDMREGCYRLKSTPAKLLAQVGNDAVAATLEEIMRFHVPVLLDAPRMLKTGRGFSLDDQDGPVIARSSLALQGFVQEAIGKTLERDRPVRLLEIGCGTGTYVRHAAELNPRLTALAVDLQKDVAVQAADNMARWGLTDRVETRQGDLRELELQPQFDLVTLHNNIYYFPQSERVEVLERARSFLAPGGRLLLTSSCQGGGNLSLDVLNLWFEYADFGGPLPQEDELTAQLEKAGFADVRATQIIPTQPFRAFVGTNAPAATA
- a CDS encoding thioesterase II family protein; translation: MHTTERPPGNPPASPAARPPTGGWFPGVESGTAAGTGTEARTDTAPLRLICFPYAGGTPSVYRGWAQHLGDRVQVVPVLLPGRGLRLRETPYTAMVPLASDIADALDACELAHDYALFGHSMGALLAYEVACELRDRGRPEPVHLFVSGSKAPHLYGDRDDHTLSDAELRQLVRGLGGLGADDTIGSSYLERRLPVLRADLTACETYRWTPRHPLACPMTAFSATRDPIAPAPEMEAWRAYTSGSLLRRHLEGDHFFLNGPARLTLLREIRGELARLTDESGAPGPDMPDRLPTPKREPSWIY
- a CDS encoding isoprenylcysteine carboxylmethyltransferase family protein, with translation MYGGYDASTGPKAVVTACNALAVAAAAWFLFGGTDTVADWFGTDADHAEVLRRGLLIALSAIYLLRFVATTFVMLRRSMEWSEAVTVGVWVVIIHGTMAYLGGTNTASVGVLTWLGVALYFFGSYLNTGSEYQRKVWKQVPEHKGKLYTEGLFKYSMHINYFGDVVLFTGFALVTGSLWAFVIPAIMACMFSFLNIPMLDKYLAERYGAAFEQYAEKTAKLVPFVY
- a CDS encoding aromatic ring-hydroxylating dioxygenase subunit alpha, whose protein sequence is MIPNQWYPILQTSDIERDKPTGVRRMGEELVLWRDLSGDLVCQTARCPHKGANIADGRLKGNTVECPYHGFRFDSEGACKVVPALGAEARIPLSLKLKTYPVREEHGLVWLWWGDQRENLPAIELPTELVSNPRPYETISWSRPVHYTRYIESLLEFYHVTFVHRDHWTNNIDYTFMYGTARNLWTDGRERYIAANKIVNHEVEVEGTTIRSTFDQCEEANPANSSHFNLIYQAPGLTHVKTGLLEITTWLTPIDDENTLAIMRLYEYPQLKMMVPVKQLRPWVLRASLLMEKLVQDPQDVSIMLRQEPKVSERGVNKFIAVDEMNAKFLQMRDRLKAEAAAAADAVETDGDLPVAEPVDAPVMANGDASGGANGARRKRGETSSRTGKLAKARS